The genomic window CGAGGCGGCCAGGAAGTCCGGGTCGGCGTCGGCGACGACGAGCTCCTCGCCGTGGCCCGCGCGGGCCCGGGCGATGCCGTCGGGTCCGGCGAGGCAGCTCAGCCCGGCGAAGTCGAACTCGCCCTCGGGGCCGGTCCGGTTGGCGTAGGCCACGTACATCTGGCTCTCGAAGGCGCGGACCGGAAGGAGCTTCTCGGCGACGAACTGAAAGGGGTTCATCAGCGCGGTCGGCACCGCAAGGAGCTCCGTGCCGGCGAGGGCATGGGCCCGCACGTTCTCCGGGAACTCGACGTCGTAGCAGATGAGCAGGCCGATGCGGAGGCCGCCGAGCTCGGCCTGGACGACGGGCTCGTCGCCGGGCGTGAACCACTCCTGCTCGAAGCAGCCGAAGAGATGGGTCTTACGGTAGTTCGCGAGGCGCTCGCCGTCGGGGCCGATGAGCTGGGCGGCGTTGTAGACCGCCTCCTCGTCCCGCTCCGGGTAGCCGTAGACGACGGCGATGCCGTGGCGTGCGGCGATCGCGGCGACGGCCTGTGCGGAGGGACCGCCGGCGGGCTCGGCGAGGCGGGGCACGGCGTCGCCGATCGCGTAGCCGGTGAGGTACATCTCGGGGGCGATCAGCAGCCCGGCGCCCGCGGCGGCGGCGCGCGCGGCGTGCGTGTCGAGCAGTTCGAGGTTCTTCGCGATGTCGCCGGGGGTCCCGGAGCTCTGGAGCAGGGCGGTGCGCAGCGGCGGCATGGACCTACCTCGGGAGGACGGTGGGGTGTGTCAGGGAGACGTAATGACGGTACGTTCGGTGTTCGGCCCGGACAAGGCACGACCGTTGCGGACCGAGTGTCGATCCGTTGCGTGATATCCGCGCAGGGCGGCGATTCGTTGCGTGAGCCCGTTTGCGTGAGCCGCAGCTCCGGCCCCGCTGGTGCGTTCAGCCGGGCGAGCCGGACGAGAAGCGCCTGAGCAGCGGGGAGAGCACGAGCACGGACTTGGTCCGCTCGACGAACGGCTCGCCCGCGATCCGCTCCAGCACGCGCTCGAAGTGGCGCATGTCGGAGGCGAAGACCTGGACGATCGCGTCCGCCTCGCCGGTGACGGTGGAGGCGGACGCGACTTCCGGGTACCGCTCGAGACCGCGCTTGATGGTCTCGGGCGAGGTGTTGCTGCGTGCGTAGATCTCGATGAAGCCCTCGGTCTCCCAGCCCATGGCGGCCGGGTCGACGCGGACCGTGAAGCCGGTGATGGCTCCGTCGGCGCGCAGCCTGTCCACGCGCCGCTTCACGGCGGGCGCGGACAGGCCGACGAGCGACCCGATGTCGGCAAAGGAACGACGTGCGTCCTCGGCAAGGGCGTGGACGATGCGTTCGTCGAGATCGTTCAGTCGCACGGGGGGTGGATCACTTCTCTGCTGTTGCCAACCGGGAGCGGCGAAGGCCGTACAGGAAGTAGAACACGAGCCCGGCGACCATCCAGCCACCGAAGACCACCCATGTGGCGAACGGGAGGCTGAACATCATGTACGCGCAGAATCCGAAGCCGAGGATCGGGGTGACCGGGAAGAGCATCACCTTGAAGGTCCGGTTCATGTCCGGGCGGTTGTAGCGCAGGATGATCACGGCCACGTTGACCAGCGCGAAGGCGAAGAGCGTGCCGATGCTGGTGGCGTTGGCCAGCTCGCCCAGCGGGATGAAGGCCGCGAGGACACCGCAGAAGAGCGAGACGATCACGGTGTTGGCGCGCGGGGCGCCGGTCTTCGCGTTGACCTTGGCGAAGACCTTGGGCACCAG from Streptomyces sp. FIT100 includes these protein-coding regions:
- a CDS encoding carbon-nitrogen hydrolase family protein; the protein is MPPLRTALLQSSGTPGDIAKNLELLDTHAARAAAAGAGLLIAPEMYLTGYAIGDAVPRLAEPAGGPSAQAVAAIAARHGIAVVYGYPERDEEAVYNAAQLIGPDGERLANYRKTHLFGCFEQEWFTPGDEPVVQAELGGLRIGLLICYDVEFPENVRAHALAGTELLAVPTALMNPFQFVAEKLLPVRAFESQMYVAYANRTGPEGEFDFAGLSCLAGPDGIARARAGHGEELVVADADPDFLAASRAANPYLRDRRPGLYASLTR
- a CDS encoding Lrp/AsnC family transcriptional regulator, translating into MRLNDLDERIVHALAEDARRSFADIGSLVGLSAPAVKRRVDRLRADGAITGFTVRVDPAAMGWETEGFIEIYARSNTSPETIKRGLERYPEVASASTVTGEADAIVQVFASDMRHFERVLERIAGEPFVERTKSVLVLSPLLRRFSSGSPG